From Deferrisoma camini S3R1, the proteins below share one genomic window:
- the recQ gene encoding DNA helicase RecQ, which produces MGTGSPPTPNPFEILRQVFGYPGFRGQQEAVVGHVVEGGDALVVMPTGAGKSLCYQIPALARPGVGVVVSPLIALMKDQVDALVQLGVRAAALNSSLDPAEARRVEEALARGELDLVYVAPERCLTPRFLELLSRVRVALFAIDEAHCVSQWGHDFRPDYLGLSILAERFPGVPRMALTATADAPTRSDIVERLALGRARVFVSGFDRPNIRYRVVYKERPRQQLARFLEGHRGEAGIVYCLSRKRVEATAAWLREQGWDALPYHAGLDPAVRHAHQERFLRDEGVIVVATVAFGMGIDKPDVRFVAHLDPPKSLEAYYQETGRAGRDGLPAEAWMAYGMGDIAALAWLLEGSGADEAHRRVERRKLEALFGYCETAECRRRVLLGYFGERLAADCGNCDTCLEPVETWDATVEAQKALSCVFRTGQRFGVGHLVDVLRGRDTPKVRGWGHHRVSTFGIGEDLDARTWRSVFRQLAAAGMIQADPDGHGALRLTPRARPVLRGEERVRLRRDPAGRRTARTQVPAAELGGADEALFQRLRAWRLETARAQGVPPYVIFHDATLREVARARPRTLEELAAVPGLGRAKLARYGAALLGIVTEAAVDREEEGGPLQRPVGPPTEDRGPSDRRPKFPPRSPP; this is translated from the coding sequence TTGGGAACCGGATCGCCCCCCACCCCTAACCCCTTCGAGATCCTGCGGCAGGTGTTCGGCTACCCCGGGTTCCGCGGGCAGCAGGAGGCCGTGGTGGGCCACGTGGTGGAGGGGGGCGACGCCCTGGTGGTCATGCCCACCGGCGCGGGCAAGAGCCTGTGCTACCAGATCCCGGCCCTGGCCCGGCCGGGGGTGGGGGTGGTGGTGTCGCCCCTGATCGCCCTGATGAAAGACCAGGTGGACGCCCTGGTCCAGCTCGGGGTGCGGGCCGCTGCGCTCAACTCGTCCCTGGATCCGGCCGAGGCCCGGCGGGTGGAGGAGGCCCTGGCCCGGGGGGAGCTGGACCTGGTGTACGTGGCGCCCGAGCGGTGCCTGACGCCCCGGTTCCTGGAGCTGCTGTCCCGGGTGCGGGTGGCGCTCTTTGCCATCGACGAGGCCCACTGCGTGAGCCAGTGGGGGCACGACTTCCGGCCCGACTACCTGGGGCTGTCGATCCTGGCCGAGCGGTTTCCCGGGGTTCCGAGAATGGCCCTCACCGCCACGGCCGACGCGCCCACCCGCTCCGACATCGTCGAAAGGCTGGCGCTGGGCCGGGCCCGAGTGTTCGTCTCCGGGTTCGACCGGCCCAACATCCGGTACCGGGTGGTGTACAAGGAGCGGCCGAGGCAGCAGCTGGCCCGGTTCCTGGAGGGGCACCGGGGCGAGGCCGGCATCGTGTACTGCCTGTCGAGAAAGCGGGTCGAGGCAACGGCCGCCTGGCTGCGGGAGCAGGGGTGGGATGCCCTGCCCTACCACGCAGGCCTGGACCCTGCCGTGCGCCACGCCCACCAGGAACGGTTCCTGCGGGACGAGGGGGTGATCGTGGTGGCCACCGTGGCGTTCGGCATGGGCATCGACAAGCCCGACGTGCGGTTCGTGGCCCACCTGGACCCCCCGAAGAGCCTGGAGGCGTACTACCAGGAGACGGGCCGGGCCGGTCGGGACGGGCTGCCGGCCGAGGCCTGGATGGCCTACGGCATGGGAGACATCGCGGCCCTGGCGTGGCTGCTGGAGGGCTCCGGCGCGGACGAGGCCCACCGCCGGGTGGAGCGCCGCAAGCTCGAGGCCCTGTTCGGGTACTGCGAGACCGCCGAGTGCCGGCGCCGGGTGCTGTTGGGGTACTTCGGCGAGCGCCTCGCCGCGGACTGCGGCAACTGCGACACCTGCTTGGAGCCGGTGGAGACGTGGGACGCCACGGTGGAGGCCCAGAAGGCCCTCTCGTGTGTGTTCCGGACCGGGCAGCGGTTCGGGGTGGGCCACCTGGTGGACGTGCTGCGGGGCCGCGACACCCCCAAGGTGCGGGGGTGGGGGCACCACCGGGTCAGCACCTTCGGGATCGGGGAGGACCTGGACGCCCGCACCTGGCGCAGCGTGTTCCGGCAGCTGGCCGCGGCCGGCATGATCCAGGCCGACCCCGACGGCCACGGGGCCCTGCGGCTCACGCCCCGGGCCCGGCCGGTGCTCCGGGGCGAGGAGCGGGTGCGGCTGCGGCGCGACCCCGCCGGCCGGAGGACGGCCCGAACGCAGGTCCCTGCGGCCGAGCTCGGGGGAGCGGACGAGGCCCTGTTCCAGCGGCTGCGGGCCTGGCGCCTGGAGACGGCCCGGGCCCAGGGCGTGCCCCCCTACGTGATCTTCCACGACGCCACCCTCCGGGAGGTGGCCCGGGCCCGCCCCCGGACCCTTGAGGAGCTGGCGGCCGTGCCCGGGCTGGGCCGGGCCAAGCTGGCCCGGTACGGGGCCGCCCTGCTCGGGATCGTGACGGAGGCGGCCGTGGACCGGGAGGAAGAAGGAGGCCCCCTGCAGCGCCCCGTTGGACCCCCGACCGAGGACCGAGGACCGTCCGACCGACGACCGAAGTTCCCCCCGAGGAGCCCTCCGTGA
- a CDS encoding uracil-DNA glycosylase family protein has product MTHRDITDRLAASVAALRFSPPVAYVYNPLEYARAPYDLYWELYGAPPKEVVLLGMNPGPFGMAQTGVPFGAVGRVRGWLGIEAPVGTPPRQHPKRPVLGFGCPREEVSGARLWGWAEERFGTPERFFARFFVANYCPLVFLEETGRNRTPDKLPAAERKALFAACDRALRDTVALLRPRLVVGVGAFAEARARAALAGTGVRIGRISHPSPASPRANRGWSRLVEAELAALGVGREA; this is encoded by the coding sequence GTGACCCACCGCGACATCACCGACCGGCTCGCGGCCAGCGTGGCCGCCCTGCGGTTCTCCCCACCGGTGGCCTACGTGTACAACCCCCTGGAGTACGCCAGGGCCCCCTACGACCTCTACTGGGAGCTCTACGGCGCCCCGCCCAAGGAGGTGGTGCTCCTGGGCATGAACCCCGGCCCGTTCGGCATGGCCCAGACTGGGGTGCCGTTCGGGGCCGTGGGCCGGGTGCGGGGGTGGCTGGGCATCGAGGCGCCGGTGGGCACGCCCCCCCGCCAGCACCCCAAGCGGCCCGTACTGGGGTTCGGGTGCCCCCGCGAGGAGGTGAGCGGGGCGCGGCTGTGGGGGTGGGCCGAGGAGCGGTTCGGCACGCCCGAGCGGTTCTTCGCCCGGTTCTTCGTGGCCAACTACTGCCCCCTCGTGTTCCTGGAGGAGACCGGGCGGAACCGCACCCCCGACAAGCTGCCCGCGGCCGAGCGCAAGGCCCTGTTCGCGGCCTGCGATCGGGCCCTGCGGGATACGGTGGCGCTGCTCCGGCCGCGGCTGGTGGTGGGAGTCGGGGCGTTCGCCGAGGCCCGGGCCCGGGCGGCCCTGGCCGGCACCGGCGTGCGGATCGGCCGGATCAGCCACCCGAGCCCGGCCAGCCCCCGGGCCAACCGGGGGTGGAGCCGCCTGGTGGAGGCGGAGCTCGCGGCCCTGGGGGTGGGGCGGGAGGCGTGA
- a CDS encoding cytochrome c3 family protein: MGVLARVMGVAVIVLGWAGRAPAGGLPPPAPPHDGAVCEDCHGAEPTEPVDCGRCHGPGANLHPDGMVPPRPLPSEFPLEGGRVTCRSCHRLHGPAGPHALRGFGRPGVRRLSDFCALCHGEGLARTNPHRADAGENRCAFCHASVRVDSVLAGGRPEARAAANRLCDFCHDVRARNHPRNIDPVLDLPDELPRGPGGGITCVTCHDPHGSSRFTHYLREAYGLRFERGLQDDPHRDDRYACRACHVEPAPERITPERHDLRFQGDTILLCVSCHVSARSHHPVGVPLPPDMAARLERAGPLPLDPQGRTTCTTCHTNHCDTGAQRMGVRRYDPKRFRLDLCWGCHEKERFAATDPHRKTVGDSQEGCVFCHDRPPVKGLERAEDLYFVSQVKMICLRCHEDLSDQDVSHMGKTPPPPMRERLEAAGRERSIEFPLARDGTLTCTTCHNAHFSAKDDRHKTRLPSRDMCALCHAR; encoded by the coding sequence GTGGGGGTGTTGGCCCGGGTTATGGGGGTGGCGGTGATCGTGTTGGGGTGGGCGGGCCGCGCGCCGGCAGGGGGGCTGCCGCCGCCGGCCCCGCCCCACGACGGGGCCGTGTGCGAGGATTGCCACGGCGCCGAGCCGACGGAGCCGGTGGACTGCGGCCGGTGCCACGGCCCGGGGGCGAACCTGCATCCGGACGGGATGGTGCCGCCCCGCCCCCTCCCCTCGGAGTTCCCCCTGGAGGGTGGGCGGGTGACGTGCCGGTCGTGTCACCGGCTCCACGGCCCCGCAGGGCCCCACGCCCTGCGGGGGTTCGGGCGCCCCGGGGTCCGCAGGCTGTCGGACTTCTGCGCCCTGTGCCACGGCGAGGGCCTGGCCCGCACCAACCCCCACCGGGCCGATGCCGGGGAGAACCGGTGTGCCTTCTGCCACGCCTCGGTCCGGGTGGACTCGGTGCTGGCGGGGGGCCGGCCCGAGGCCCGGGCCGCAGCGAACCGGCTGTGCGACTTCTGCCACGACGTGCGGGCCAGGAACCACCCCCGCAACATCGACCCCGTGCTCGACCTGCCGGACGAGCTGCCCCGGGGGCCCGGGGGCGGGATCACCTGCGTCACGTGCCACGACCCCCACGGATCGAGCCGGTTCACCCATTACCTGCGGGAGGCCTACGGCCTGAGGTTCGAGCGGGGCCTGCAGGACGACCCCCACCGGGACGACAGGTATGCGTGCCGGGCGTGTCACGTCGAGCCGGCGCCCGAGCGGATCACACCGGAGCGCCACGACCTGCGGTTCCAGGGGGACACGATCCTCCTGTGCGTGTCGTGCCACGTGTCGGCCCGGAGCCACCACCCGGTGGGGGTGCCGCTGCCGCCGGACATGGCGGCCCGGCTGGAGCGGGCCGGGCCGCTGCCCTTGGACCCCCAGGGGAGGACCACCTGCACCACCTGCCACACGAACCACTGCGACACCGGCGCCCAGCGCATGGGGGTGCGGCGGTACGACCCGAAGCGGTTCCGGTTGGACCTGTGTTGGGGTTGCCACGAGAAGGAGAGGTTCGCGGCCACGGATCCCCACCGCAAGACCGTGGGCGACTCCCAGGAGGGGTGCGTGTTCTGCCACGACCGGCCGCCGGTCAAGGGGTTGGAGCGGGCCGAGGACCTGTATTTCGTGAGCCAGGTCAAGATGATCTGCCTGCGGTGCCACGAGGACCTGTCGGACCAGGACGTGAGCCACATGGGCAAGACCCCGCCCCCCCCGATGCGCGAGCGGCTCGAGGCGGCGGGTCGGGAGCGGTCGATCGAGTTCCCCCTGGCGCGGGACGGAACCCTGACCTGCACCACCTGCCACAACGCCCACTTCTCGGCCAAGGACGACCGGCACAAGACCCGGCTGCCCAGCCGGGACATGTGCGCCCTGTGCCATGCCCGATGA